AGCCTGGACTCTAGGACAGTCTGAGTAAGGGTTTATAAGCTGGTAAGTCTTTAATGAAACGCTTatgaaaaatattaatcaaatgaATCGTTTATTCTATTTAGTTTGTGTTCTTCGGAACCAACAGACTTGATTCGTGAGAATCGAGATATTATCAGTGTTGATGATCCAAGTCCTGTAGTTGTACACCCAGGTACACTACATGCTATAATATTCACAAACTCTTGACAACTTAATATCCATTCAATAAATCTAACCAAGTTAATTCTATATTTGATAACAAAATaatgatttatttattcaatttcAGTATCGTCATTGTCAtcatttatttatattttataaatTTGAGCtgaactttttgttacaaaatctTTTGTTTATAAAGAATGTCTACTTATATATTTCTCTCAAgaccagtttttttaagctcTTGTGAGACCAATAACAGGAAAAAAATGCACATTAGAAGACTCCGGGACAGTGTTAGGCTCCGCTAGGTTGTCTGTCTGACTTTCTAGCCGAACCTGACATACAAAACTTGTCCATAACATCTTAGGTTCGGCTAGATCCTTTGTTCCATGACCTGGACGAACATTTAACTCTACATTTTTGTGTTTTCAACGAAAACTCACTTTTATGTTCGTttgatttttagaatttttcttaGCTGAATATTCAACTGTATTCTTTGTTAAAAACACGATTTTTAATCTTCTAGGTTGGGCTAGGTTGGAGGATCAAATGCCTATCCAAACATTTTTCTTGTAACAATATCTCTACTACTTCTAATTTCCTTATTAATCAGGATACCACCAACACAAAAGGCTTGTACTCAATGCGAGCTGCAGTTGATGATTGAGGTTATGGGGATCAACCTTCCTTCTTCTCGTGACTACCTCCTTCTAAAAATTCGAGGCTCCAAAAGGATgttgagttttttttctttccttggaCCGCCTCCACCTAGCCAGCGAGTTCCTTCATACATATCTCTGTGCTCACCTTATTGATCGTCATCCCTAAGCTCCTTTATGCTTCTGTTAAAAGATGATCTTCAACCTTAATCGTCGTGTGAAacgaaagattttttttttttaaagtctaCAAGTTAAACATTGTTCAAATATCATATcggttaaaataattattttatcgATATAATATGCATTGAGGAAGGAACattttgaaaaacattttaaatatATTCTCATTCGTATACTGCtcgaatatttttgattttgcggCATCACAACCGTACTTAGTAAGGTTTGCCCTTCGAGGACTTGGTAGATGTTAAATATCACCTCTCATTATAGCCGTTGCCGTATCATGTGCAAGTTGTCGAGCAAAAGAATCAGTAGATTGAACATCATGGACCGTTAGATAAAGGCAAAATACACGAAAAAGGGAACAAAGTATACACTATTCATCTCAAATACCACTTTATCTGTATTAGAAACTTCCATGACTTTTTAGACATCGCAATAGTAGGAAAGAACTGTACCACTACAAGAAGAAGCAACGGGCAAACTTTCAACACCTCTCTATATAGATAGATGAATTATAGGACCCACTGCCCTCTAAAATAATTCTATAAGGGAGGGACCCCACAGTAAAAGGTATTTCTTTTTTGATGTAAGCCAATCAGAAAaccaagatttttttttcttttgattagacTCTTCTATTAAATCTTGACAATACCATTAGATCTTTCAATCAGACGGTTAAATTGTCTTTATCACTAGCCAATGAAAATGATTGGGTCCTACAAGTAAAAATCCCATACAACTCCATTACAAAAGAGATGGATAGAGATAGATCAGTGAAGGGTAGTAGGTCCCatgaagagttatcatcaagtaGATTTAACATATTTATAACATATACCAACTCTGGCCCCATTATCTTTCCCTTCTTTAATCAAAACCTAACTTTTGCTTTCTTAAGATAGTGATTAGTGGGGGCCTATGCCCCTTCACTATCAATCATAATTAACATACAACTGAAGTTCTTGTCTTCTGTTCAAATGTTTACAGTTCTTGGCCCTTGGATTACCAAGTACTTTTTTCTAGCCGTTAGTTTATCAAGTAATATTTTTTCCCAATAATAATAAGGATTTCAATGGATGTCCGGAAACTCCGATATCTATCTGAATTCACATCTAAAATATCAAATATTATCTGAAAACATAAGTCTGATATCCGCCTCGATTTGCATTAAAAACATCAGATATTATCTGAAGATGCAAACTTGATTCAAGCTGACCGAAgaaaaactcaaaaagatatCAGAAATTTCGTTAGGAACATGACTTGATTTAAGCTGTGAATATCACTAATATCAGACCGACAAACTTAGTTTAGATCATCAAATAGTCCTTTTTAGCCCTTAGTTTATCAGTTAGTCCCTTTTTGCGATAATGGTAAGGGTTTCAACGGATATACGATTAATCTCAGATATCTGTCTGCTTTCACATGCAAAATATCAAATATTATCTAAGAGTACAGAATTCTGATATCTGTTTCCATTCGCATTGAAAATATTAAATATTGTCCCAAAAATACAAATTTAATTCGGATTGAAAGAGTAGTACTTATGCCGATCGAAGAAAAACCCAAAAAGATACATAAAATTTCACTACTTGATTTAAACGGTGAATGTCACTGTTCAGATTTTCAACTTCACTACATGATGTAAACTGTGAATGTCACTGTTCAATACTTCTAGATTTTCAAATAAATGGTAAATCGTTCAATACTTCTAGATTTTCAAATAAATGGTAAATCGTTCAATACTTCTAGATTTTCAAATGAATCGTAAGATTTACCGCAAGAATTCCGTATGTTGATTAAGAATTACTGTTCCACTAAAGAGATTAACACAGGAAAAGTAAAATAAATGAAGACACAAAGATTTAAAGTCTGAATGCAGAGGCATGTTTGTGGCCTCAATCATTTGTTTCTCTTATTAGTTTTTCCAACATATAAACACATATTTAACAACATTACTAAAAAGAACTCTCTTTTCTCTCTTACACTTCTCTTACACCTCTCATTTCTCTGTTTAACTTGCATCTTATAGAGTGTCATAAGAGCTACTACTACAACCTAAAACTTTTTGATTTATATATAGTAATCTATAAATTACTTATTAAATCCCTAATTAACATAGATAGATTTATATAAACCCTAAGAACAAGAAAAATTGAACATCAACTCCAACTTTCATGTATAATTAGCAAAACAGTCTTGATCGAACGCTCACCGACACCATCCATGATCCATCACTGATGCAAAGCAGAAGGTTTAGTGACTTTCCAGCTTCAAAAATTTACATCACATTGCAACTACTGGTGTTTTCGTCACTGAAGTAATGCGTGTATGGATCGCTCATCGGTGGCTGCATTTGGATCGGCGGTGCCATGTAATTCACAGCTGGTGGTTGTCGCGCGTACATCATTGGATGGAAACCTTCAGGATTGTTATTACCCATGTTAGCAGCAGCTGCTGCacgctgttgctgttgttgcatTTGTTGCTGCTGCATCATCATAGCAGCTatgtattgctgctgctgctgctgctgttgttgaagttgtgggtTTACTCCTCCCATGCCTTCAGGTCTTGGGCCTCCTTGGAAATATCCTGGTGGTGGTCCTCCGCCGCCATTCATGGCGGATGCTGGTAGACCTTGAACAGCAGCAGGGATGTTGCCCATCTGACCTCCCATGCCCATTGGCATATTATTACCCATCTGACCACTCATCTGCATGTTCCCTTTTTGACCCATCGGAAAATTCCCCATCGGACCACCTCCATTtccatttccaccaccaccagcaccaccacgACCTTGTGCCATattaatttcatgaaaatcacCCGGAAGCATATTGTCCATTTTGCCGCCACCTTTCTTTCCACCATTGTTGACATTGTTTGGCATGCCTTTATTGTTCCCACCTCCACCATTCATAACATTTTTTAAATCTTGTGAATTTCCACCTTTGCTGCCatttttaccaccaccaccagcttgaTTTGGAtttcctccaccaccacctccttttTTACCTCCATTTTTGCCATCATTATTTCCAGGATTACCCTTCATTTGTACCGGCACAGGGCCATTACCACCACCTCCTTTCTTGCCACCATTTCCAGCACCACCATTATTTGCAGCAGGatttccaccacctccaccaactTTGTTATTCATCATCTGAGGATGCTGCTGACCATTACCCATCATCATACCCGGAGGCATCATACCCGGAGGCATACCTTTAGGCATCATACCTGGAGGCATACCATTTGACATCATCATTCCTGGAGGCATACCACCGCCTGGTCCTCCTTTAGGCATCATCATCCCATTTGGAGGCATACCACCACCCCCTGGTCCTCCTTTAGGCATCATCATCCCATTTGGTGGCATACCACCACCACCTGCTTTATTCAACATCATCTGAGgtcctcctcctccaccaccaataggtttcatcttattgataGGATGATTTggatcatcaaaatcatcatcaaactcatcatcatcgaaatcgtcatcatcaaattcatcatcttcatcgtcaaattcatcatcatcatcatcatcaaactcATCTTCATCGTCAAACTTCACTGATTTTGGATCTTTCAAATTTGGTAATTTAAGATCTTTAAACCCTTTCATCTGTGCTAATTGCTGCATCATCTGCTGCTGTTGCAATTGATGTTGCTGCTGTGGATTTGGTGGAGGTCCTcctttctgttgctgctgctgttgttgttgttgtggaggtcctcctttttgttgttgttgttggtcttTACCACCTTTACCACCACTCTCAATTTTAATGTTCTTGAACTGTGCATTGAGCTGATTTTGATTCTGATTATTGTTGGGTTGTTGTGGTTTTTGAGAACCCCAAAGCTCTGCATGTTTACCAGCTTTGACAAGCTTCTTAATCAGAGCATTTGGGTCAACATTACCAGAAACTGTCACCTTCCCTTGTTCTGAATCTATGCTTGTTTTATATACTCCTGCAACCAAAACAAGAAGACATTTCTATAAGAACAATAATCATATCTTCTTTACACAAGTTGAGAACAGAAATGAAATGAATCAAATTGATTAGTGAAGCTGAAAAATGAGTAAGAATTtgtatgaaatgaaatgaaatgaaatgaaattactACCTTCAATTTTCTGCAATAATTTCTTCACTTTTTGTTTACATCCATCACAGTGTATATTCACTTTCAGAACACAAGTCTGCAGAATTAATAAAGAACAGAGTAAACAACCAAAAACATTGAAactaaaatgaaacaataaaagcTGAGATTTTTAGAAGATCTTGAGTTAAAAACAAGCAAAGGGTTTAATTAAAAAGGAGATTGTACCTGGATCTTCAAGAACTCTTCTTTACTCATAATTTCCTCTTTCAGTTATGaataacaacaatcagaataATTATCCAGGTAGTAGTAAGTAGTACAATAATTTCACAAATAACAACAATGGGGGTGAAATTAATTGATCAGAGATCCCAAATGAATTGAATTCAAcaagaaaaaattccaaaaaagaaAGAAGCAGAAGTTCTTTGTTTTATGATAGGAAAAAGAACAAATGAGGTTGGTTTTTTTTTCTGCAAACAAAGGAAGAACAGGAGAGTTTCCTACAAAGCTCAGAGTGTTTTtaatggagagagagagagagagagagagagagagaggtgggTAGCAGTGAGtaatgaaggagaaggagaaggagaagaagaagaagagagactgGGACTGTAACTTCCCTTTCACCCTCTGTTTCCTCTATTTCAGGGTTGTATTTTTGAAGACACACAGAGAGAGGAGATATGAGTTGagtttcctttctttcttttttcaccTTAATTTATTGGCGTTATGTTTTGTGACcgtacttttttttctttgatcggCTTGGCTTGGCTTATGGCttggattttttcttttcttctattcTACTGCATCAAACTTTATTATTACTCTGTGCATTTGGTTTTACTGAATCTTTCTTTAGAATTTACCAAAAATTAAATGGTAAACACGAAATGTGTgaatgaaccttatgttatgtcAGATGGATAGTCAGGTAAGTAAGTCAGGGAAGTAAAGCCAACCTAAATTATTATAGGAGGAAGCCTTCACAATTATTGCTTCTTTGTTTCTTTACATCTTTGGATTAATGTGCCCTAACTAATTTTTACTTACAAGCTAATTATTCCTTTTTCTTGTTTGACAACATTTTATATGTTTAACCATAAAAAATTCTAATTACCGCCCGATACTCTAAATAGTAATAAAAAAAAGTAATCCAAGGTTATTGTAGCGAATTTTCTGATACGAATTGATGTGTGTTTTCTAAAGTATGTCCAAATGATAGTTACAATTTTGTCTTTCAAAAAGTGGATTTAATTTCTAAATGTTAGACAAAAAAGTAATACACGGGGTGATGAGACTCGTCGATTACAAGTGACGGATTGAGTTCAAATAGAATATAATTATTGACTTCCCTTGAATTTTAAAATTATCGATCATATTTTGTACTGACGTTGTAATTTTGAAAATATTGAAACCAATTATTATTCTGACAATTACCTTAGCCATCTTGGATGTGCACAAAATAAGATTTCCAATCTTTCAATAGGAGGGTTATACAACATTATTCTTTTTTCATGTTTAACAACATTTTATATGTTTAATCAAAACAAGTTCTAATTACCACCCAATACTCTAAATAGTAATCAAGGTTATTGTAACGAATTTACGAGTGCGAGTTGGTGCGTGTTTTCTAGAGTATTTTATCCTTTAAGTGGATTTAATTTCTAAATGTTGGACGAAATTACTAATCACATGGTACTGAGACTCGTTGATTACCATCGACTTCCCTTGAATTTTAAAATTATCGATCATATTTTGTACTGATGTTCTAATTTTGAAAATAAACCAATGGTTATTCTAACAATTACTTTAGCCATcctgtataatttttttttgctgaCCAAGATGATGACTacataacaaaataaatattaatCCGATCATATATCAGTATGAAAATTTTAAACTTGAGTCTACACAAAATAAGATTTCAAGTCTTTGAATCGGAAAGGTTATTCCACTAAGGTCACCTAGGCTATGAGAGAGCGGATACAAAAAAAAGGCATATATCCATTcagaaaaacagaaaaaaataaaataaaatagaacaacaattatCATGTTTCAAGTTTAATGTTTTAGATTAAAAACTTAAGTTACACGTTATGAGTTTTACAGCAAGAAAAAAATGACTTTAGGTTTTTTCCTTTTCcaaacaaacaagaaagaaattgtCGAAAGAGATTAAAATTGTCCAATAACAACAAACATAGTAATTAACTTATTTCTTTAAGCTGAATagaaataatttggtaaaatatatCACTCTTTTCATCCCAAGCTAAAGTTTTATTCTTTATATTTCTGTGAAAGAAAAAATAACGCTTCGCACAACAAATATGATATAATTCTAAAAATTATTAAAACTGATGGTTATTCTAAAAATTACCTTAGCCACCTTGTGTAACTTTTTTTACTGACTGACTacataatcaaaaacaaaataaaataacgaTCATATatcaaccaattttttttaatcttaagCGTGTACAAAATTATAGTTCGGGTTTCTGATTGAGAGGTTTATATTACTCAGGTCACCTAGGCTACGAGAGAGCTGGACAAAAGGAGGGGCAAATATCATATTTCAGGAAagtaaaaaatgaagaaaaattatctTGGTTCAAGATTAATGGTCCCAGATCAAAACATAGGTCACGCATTATGAGTTTTAGTGCAAGAAAAAAATGACACGATATTTTTTCCTCAGTTAATAACAAACACTAATAATTATCTTATTTTAAGTTGAATaaaaataatttggtaaaatatatCACTCTTTTCAACTCAAACTAAAGCATTTTTCTTTAAATTCCtgtgaaagaataaaagaacactTTGCACAACAAATATGATACaattctaaaacaacattttatcGTGATCGTTGTtattcaaagaaaagaaataatgttATAGTCATGTTTACACTCGTTATGCAAGTTTGTTTTATATCTTTGTGATGGGTATAAGCTATCACTTGAGAATAATATTAGTGAAATtcttgaattattattattaagtACACTAGTTTTGGACTAAACAAGTCAAGTGGATGGTTAATTTATTTGTCACGTGCAACAGAAGGTGTCACGTGAAAGAGAGATAAAACATTCGTGTTATGAATTGTACTTAAAGATTAAACAAAGGGATTAGCAGTACTAATCCTCTGATAGAGTGTTGAAAGAAACTTAAGGATATGATCATCATGATGCCTAACTAGGTTTCCCTATTAGTATAAAATAATCCCCCCCAGTATCACCTGGTTTAATTAAAAAAATCTTAgttaattataaaataaatttactcAATAATATGaagtcaaattttatttttaaaattcttACTTTATAAATCTTAACTTTATTAACAAAGTTATTGTTGTTATCTTTCTTAAAAGCTTCACCACAACCCCAAGTGAAGAaaaatttgtcctttatttttatttttcaattattatttttatctttgaGAAGTCCTTTTAATTGCCTGTAAAAATGTACTAGTCTAGTGAGTGTCTGAGTCATAGACAAAATAtcccaaaaccctaaaaatgtGTTTCATTGATACAAGCTTTATAGGCTTTCAAGTTTGTAGGTCACAGAAGAGGTATTTTGTGTGTAAATCTATAGTAAGTAATTACTACTGCTGTCAAAAAAAATTAAAgggttgattttatttttacatggATAGAATGACAAATTGTGCTAACAATCAAGCTAGAGATAGGTTGATCTGTTGAGGTAAactgtgaaatttgatttttggTATTTTATACAAGTTTAGTAATTTTGTTACCAGGTAGGGTTTTGGTACACATTGGGCATCTAGGTGTGGTGGTACTGCTACTACTACTATTTACTATATGTCACATGTGACCACCACATGGCCGTTGGATGGTGACATTCATTCTTTGCTTGCCAAACTTACTAGTTTGGACTTTGGAGTGCACTGTTCATACCTTTGGTGGCTTTTCTTTCTTTGGGTTTTAAGATGGGAATTTTTCTTTTGCCGAGCGTGTTGTTCAAGTATTTTTTGATCTTACAGCATTTGAATCAACTATTGGTATATATGAAACTGCTTTTACGAGTATCAGGATATGGGTGATGaacttcaaattcagacattagaTGCAGAAATCTGGACATTTTGCAATTCTACTGGCTTTAAAATATTCACAAATTTTGCGATTTTACTGTTCTACTAGAGTATCTATATCTGTGTTGAAAGAATTTTAATTCTTCACTGAAATCTGGCTCACAAATTTCCAAGTAACGAGAATGTGAAACGAAACCCTAAAGAGCGAAATTCCTTTCTTTTGTTTGCTAATTTTGAGGTTTAGTGTTTTGGCGTAAATAAAGGAAGCCCCATTCGCATAAGCCTACAAACTTTAGCTTATAAAAATGGTTAGAAAgagttaaaaaaacaaaaaagagatcaaaaccaaatcaatagtaactaaaaatttaattaaaaagatAACTTGTTTGTTAATTAATAGTGATCAAGTTAGCGTAAATTAGGGAGTTCCCCATATACTCAAATACTACAAGTAGTAATTAGTATCATTAATTAGTCAGAGAATTTTATGATCTTTTTACTGAAATCAACAGTTGATTATTTATCATTCCAAAGTTCATAGTCCCCCATGTTTGCTTATTCCTTCTTCTAAAAAGCTCACATTTAGACAATTCTCTTTTAACATTTTTTCCCCCTTTTATTTTCGAAATTTAAATCCTTTTTGTTTAATAATTTTCTAAATTATACATGCCTAGTTGCTAATTATGACCTTTTGAGTGTCATCAAGTTTTTTTTATTATGTTTCTAGATCTGATTTTTGTGGACTATAAGATGTGCATACAAAGTGTTAACATTCGGCTTGCTGGGGAAGATTCACAGTGCAACGCCCTGTCTTATCCGTTGATTTGTAATATATAAGTTCAAGACTCTAGTGTTATATTTTCTGGTAGAACTGTATGCCAGCATTTGTGGGATGATTTTATGACTTGATTGAAAAGATGATCATGCATGTATTTATTGTACATTTTGTGATAAATGCAATGTGCCATTTATCATCCTCTCCGTGACACTGCCGACATGACA
This DNA window, taken from Papaver somniferum cultivar HN1 chromosome 3, ASM357369v1, whole genome shotgun sequence, encodes the following:
- the LOC113355290 gene encoding heavy metal-associated isoprenylated plant protein 33-like, encoding MSKEEFLKIQTCVLKVNIHCDGCKQKVKKLLQKIEGVYKTSIDSEQGKVTVSGNVDPNALIKKLVKAGKHAELWGSQKPQQPNNNQNQNQLNAQFKNIKIESGGKGGKDQQQQQKGGPPQQQQQQQQQKGGPPPNPQQQHQLQQQQMMQQLAQMKGFKDLKLPNLKDPKSVKFDDEDEFDDDDDDEFDDEDDEFDDDDFDDDEFDDDFDDPNHPINKMKPIGGGGGGPQMMLNKAGGGGMPPNGMMMPKGGPGGGGMPPNGMMMPKGGPGGGMPPGMMMSNGMPPGMMPKGMPPGMMPPGMMMGNGQQHPQMMNNKVGGGGGNPAANNGGAGNGGKKGGGGNGPVPVQMKGNPGNNDGKNGGKKGGGGGGNPNQAGGGGKNGSKGGNSQDLKNVMNGGGGNNKGMPNNVNNGGKKGGGKMDNMLPGDFHEINMAQGRGGAGGGGNGNGGGPMGNFPMGQKGNMQMSGQMGNNMPMGMGGQMGNIPAAVQGLPASAMNGGGGPPPGYFQGGPRPEGMGGVNPQLQQQQQQQQQYIAAMMMQQQQMQQQQQRAAAAANMGNNNPEGFHPMMYARQPPAVNYMAPPIQMQPPMSDPYTHYFSDENTSSCNVM